In the Streptomyces sp. NBC_00525 genome, one interval contains:
- a CDS encoding cytochrome P450, giving the protein MTRPSPAESAPVSPSAPSGCPAHAGAVPLWGPGFQAEPRTVYRAMRRDHGPVVPVELPGGFPAWLVVGYRELHRVTSDGELFPRDVGLWNQWPHVPDDWPLLPMVGRPMPSIYFTAGEEHRRHVRMVGPALEGADPFQIRGHCEQLADRLVDAVCARGTADLVAEFCEPLPVLVLARLIGFPDEEGAEIARVLKDLADGGPEAQSAHLRFGELMARLLASKRAVPGDDVTSRMLEFPAEFTDEEYTLDLMAVTAAGHLPTADWISNSVRLMLTEDEFADSMAGGRRSIGEAMNEVLWEDTPTQILAGRWAARDTQLGGQHIAAGDMVLLGLGAANTDPLIRQGVAGAGGPAQGGNGAHLAFSHGEYRCPFPAQEIAEIIARTGIEVLLDRLPDLRLDVPVEELVRRPSAFLRGTTSLPVRFTPVRTTGDSS; this is encoded by the coding sequence ATGACACGCCCTTCCCCGGCAGAGTCCGCGCCGGTTTCTCCGTCCGCCCCCTCCGGCTGCCCGGCGCACGCCGGCGCGGTGCCGCTCTGGGGTCCCGGCTTCCAGGCAGAGCCCCGTACCGTGTACCGCGCCATGCGCCGCGACCACGGTCCGGTCGTGCCCGTCGAACTGCCGGGCGGCTTCCCCGCCTGGCTGGTCGTCGGCTACCGCGAACTGCACCGGGTCACCAGCGACGGGGAGCTGTTCCCGCGCGACGTCGGCCTCTGGAACCAGTGGCCGCACGTCCCGGACGACTGGCCCCTGCTGCCGATGGTCGGGCGGCCCATGCCGTCCATCTACTTCACCGCGGGCGAGGAGCACCGCCGGCACGTCCGCATGGTCGGACCCGCCCTCGAAGGCGCCGACCCGTTCCAGATCCGGGGCCACTGCGAGCAGTTGGCCGACCGGCTGGTCGACGCGGTGTGCGCGCGGGGCACCGCCGACCTCGTCGCCGAGTTCTGCGAACCGCTCCCCGTGCTCGTCCTCGCCCGTCTGATCGGCTTCCCGGACGAGGAGGGCGCCGAGATCGCGCGGGTGCTCAAGGACCTGGCCGACGGCGGCCCCGAGGCGCAGAGCGCGCATCTGCGCTTCGGCGAGCTGATGGCGCGGCTGCTCGCGTCGAAGCGGGCCGTGCCGGGCGACGACGTGACCTCCCGGATGCTCGAATTCCCCGCGGAGTTCACCGACGAGGAGTACACGCTCGACCTGATGGCGGTCACGGCCGCCGGGCACCTCCCCACCGCCGACTGGATCAGCAACTCGGTCCGGCTGATGCTCACCGAGGACGAGTTCGCCGACTCCATGGCCGGCGGCCGGCGCAGCATCGGCGAGGCGATGAACGAGGTGCTGTGGGAGGACACCCCCACCCAGATCCTGGCCGGCCGCTGGGCCGCGCGCGACACCCAGCTGGGCGGGCAGCACATCGCCGCCGGCGACATGGTGCTGCTCGGGCTCGGCGCCGCCAACACCGACCCGCTCATCCGCCAGGGCGTCGCCGGCGCGGGCGGCCCGGCCCAGGGCGGCAACGGCGCGCATCTGGCCTTCAGCCACGGCGAGTACCGCTGCCCGTTCCCCGCCCAGGAGATCGCCGAGATCATCGCCAGGACCGGCATCGAGGTGCTGCTCGACCGGCTGCCCGACCTCCGGCTCGACGTACCCGTCGAAGAACTCGTCCGGCGGCCCTCCGCCTTCCTGCGCGGCACGACTTCGCTCCCCGTCCGGTTCACCCCCGTACGTACGACAGGAGACTCTTCGTGA
- a CDS encoding LacI family DNA-binding transcriptional regulator, which translates to MVTLAEVAQHAGVSASTVSYVLSGKRSISVATRERVERSIQQLGYHPNAGARALASSRSNIIALMVPLRTDMYVPVMMEIAIAVATTARTHGYDVLLLTGEEGPAAVRRIAGSSLADAMILMDVELHDERLPLLRETDRAAVLIGLPADTAGLTCVDLDFEATGALCVEHLAGLGHREIAVIGEAAAVYERHTGFAERTVDGVRAKARETGVRVLHRPCEGGYAAMAQTLSRIFDERPGTTGFIVQNEAAVEPLLNLLRQQGRAVPEDVSVVAICPEQVASQASVRLTSVAIPAHEMGRRSVEQVVAKLSGRGTDEVELLAPELTVRESTGPAPV; encoded by the coding sequence ATGGTCACCCTGGCCGAGGTCGCGCAGCACGCCGGAGTCTCGGCGAGCACGGTGAGCTACGTCCTCAGCGGGAAGCGCTCCATCTCCGTCGCCACCCGCGAACGCGTCGAGCGCAGCATCCAGCAGCTCGGCTACCACCCCAATGCCGGGGCCCGCGCGCTCGCCAGCAGCCGGTCCAACATCATCGCGCTGATGGTGCCGCTGCGCACCGACATGTACGTGCCGGTGATGATGGAGATCGCCATCGCGGTCGCCACCACCGCCCGCACCCACGGCTACGACGTCCTCCTCCTCACCGGCGAGGAGGGGCCCGCCGCGGTGCGGCGGATCGCCGGCAGCTCGCTGGCCGACGCCATGATCCTGATGGACGTCGAACTGCACGACGAACGGCTGCCGCTGCTGCGCGAGACCGACCGGGCCGCCGTGCTCATCGGACTGCCCGCCGACACCGCCGGACTGACCTGCGTGGACCTCGACTTCGAGGCGACCGGCGCGCTCTGCGTGGAGCATCTGGCCGGCCTGGGCCACCGCGAGATCGCCGTCATCGGCGAGGCCGCCGCGGTCTACGAGCGGCACACCGGCTTCGCCGAACGGACCGTGGACGGCGTACGGGCCAAGGCACGGGAGACCGGCGTCCGCGTGCTGCACCGCCCCTGCGAGGGCGGGTACGCGGCGATGGCGCAGACACTGTCGCGGATATTCGACGAGCGCCCCGGCACCACGGGCTTCATCGTGCAGAACGAGGCGGCGGTGGAGCCGCTGCTCAACCTGTTGCGGCAGCAGGGCCGGGCCGTGCCCGAGGACGTGTCCGTGGTGGCGATCTGCCCCGAACAGGTGGCCTCCCAGGCGTCGGTGCGGCTCACCTCCGTCGCCATCCCGGCCCATGAGATGGGGCGCCGCTCCGTCGAGCAGGTCGTCGCCAAGCTCTCCGGCCGGGGCACCGACGAAGTCGAGCTGCTGGCCCCGGAACTGACGGTGCGGGAGAGTACCGGGCCCGCCCCGGTCTGA
- a CDS encoding glycosyl hydrolase family 95 catalytic domain-containing protein, with product MTVRTDIDGTWEPRPAARWEDAFLAGNGRHGAMVYGDPADDRVIVNHHTLVRPNGSEHVRPPELADRLGRLQSALLAGDTTAAERFGAGRPLVWVQPFHPAFQTRLRPAPGNAAPAVADPASGYRRAVRFGTGEITAGCETWRSRVFVSRADDVIVQHVTGPGLAVDVVLDHALPGAPPRLAVGRSTVLTPDGARLTLRAGYPDSDLGYTGLTVLRAEGGRVSVAGEGVRVEGARSLLLLTRVRRHAGRVDPAAECAGLPDGDYAALLARHAALHRPAFERAALTLDADPAERALPGSELVRRPDSPALLERLCAAGRYHLLSASGMLPPRLTGLWTGDWDTAWSGAFTTNANLNLQIASAAAAALPEVSEAHAALVYGQLADWRDNARAVFGARGIVAPSHTDGESGHTRHYQRAYPLHLWTAGADWLLEPLIEHAETTGAEDPRLTAALHETALFYEDFLTRTGPDGRVAVVPSYSPENRPANASWGTVNATMDLAAARHALTASADRAPGDPASERRLALAERLADYRVNEDGALAEWAWPGLAETYDHRHLSHLYPVWPLDAVNPYDTPGTAAAAHRALELRGAENDSAHGHLHHALVAARLRDGARASAAVRSVLAGDFFHDSLMSAHYPGRDVYNADAAHALPAAVIESLVQSTPHRLVLLPAPLASCPSGELRGVRTRFGAGLDLRWSADGGARAVLRPDRDARIDVRTGAGAAPCVAAVELTAGVELVLEIGPR from the coding sequence GTGACCGTACGCACCGACATCGACGGCACCTGGGAGCCGCGCCCGGCCGCCCGCTGGGAGGACGCCTTCCTGGCGGGCAACGGCCGGCACGGCGCGATGGTGTACGGGGACCCGGCCGACGACCGGGTGATCGTCAACCACCACACGCTGGTGCGGCCCAACGGCAGCGAGCACGTCCGACCGCCCGAACTCGCGGACCGGCTGGGCCGGTTGCAGAGCGCCCTGCTGGCCGGGGACACCACGGCGGCGGAGCGTTTCGGCGCGGGCCGGCCGCTGGTGTGGGTGCAGCCCTTCCACCCGGCGTTCCAGACCCGGCTGCGGCCCGCGCCGGGCAACGCCGCCCCCGCGGTGGCCGACCCGGCGTCCGGCTACCGCCGCGCGGTCCGCTTCGGCACGGGGGAGATCACGGCCGGCTGCGAGACCTGGCGCAGCCGGGTCTTCGTCTCGCGCGCGGACGACGTGATCGTGCAGCACGTCACCGGGCCCGGGCTCGCCGTGGACGTCGTCCTGGACCACGCGCTGCCGGGCGCCCCGCCCCGGCTGGCCGTCGGCCGCAGCACCGTCCTCACCCCGGACGGCGCCCGGCTGACGCTGCGCGCCGGCTACCCCGACAGCGACCTCGGGTACACCGGTCTGACCGTGCTCCGCGCGGAGGGCGGGCGGGTGTCGGTGGCGGGCGAGGGCGTCCGGGTCGAGGGGGCCAGGAGCCTGCTGCTGCTGACGCGGGTGCGCCGGCACGCGGGCCGGGTCGACCCGGCGGCGGAGTGCGCCGGGCTGCCGGACGGCGACTACGCCGCGCTGCTCGCCCGCCACGCGGCCCTGCACCGGCCGGCGTTCGAGCGGGCCGCGCTCACCCTGGACGCGGACCCGGCCGAACGCGCGCTGCCCGGCAGCGAACTGGTGCGGCGCCCGGACAGTCCGGCGCTCCTGGAGCGGCTGTGCGCGGCAGGGCGCTACCACCTGCTGTCCGCGTCCGGGATGCTGCCGCCCCGGCTGACCGGGCTGTGGACGGGCGACTGGGACACCGCCTGGTCGGGGGCGTTCACCACCAACGCCAACCTCAACCTCCAGATCGCCTCGGCCGCGGCCGCGGCGCTGCCCGAGGTGTCCGAGGCGCACGCCGCCCTGGTGTACGGGCAGCTCGCGGACTGGCGGGACAACGCGCGGGCGGTGTTCGGGGCGCGCGGGATCGTGGCCCCTTCGCACACGGACGGCGAGTCCGGGCACACCCGCCACTACCAGCGCGCCTACCCGCTGCATCTGTGGACGGCCGGGGCGGACTGGCTGCTGGAGCCGCTGATCGAGCACGCGGAGACGACGGGGGCGGAGGACCCCCGGCTGACCGCCGCGCTGCACGAGACCGCCCTGTTCTACGAGGACTTCCTCACCCGGACGGGCCCGGACGGGCGGGTGGCCGTGGTGCCCTCGTACTCGCCGGAGAACCGGCCCGCCAACGCGAGCTGGGGCACGGTGAACGCGACGATGGACCTGGCGGCGGCCCGGCACGCGCTGACCGCGTCCGCCGACCGCGCACCGGGCGACCCGGCCTCGGAGCGCCGCCTCGCGCTGGCGGAGCGGCTCGCGGACTACCGGGTCAACGAGGACGGGGCGCTGGCCGAGTGGGCGTGGCCGGGCCTGGCGGAGACGTACGACCACCGCCATCTGAGCCACCTGTACCCGGTGTGGCCGCTGGACGCGGTCAACCCGTACGACACGCCGGGGACGGCGGCCGCCGCGCACCGGGCGCTGGAACTGCGGGGCGCCGAGAACGACTCGGCCCACGGCCATCTGCACCACGCGCTGGTCGCGGCGCGGCTGCGGGACGGGGCGCGGGCCTCGGCGGCGGTCCGGTCGGTGCTGGCGGGCGACTTCTTCCACGACTCGCTGATGAGCGCCCACTATCCGGGGCGCGATGTGTACAACGCGGACGCGGCGCACGCGCTGCCGGCCGCCGTGATCGAGTCGCTGGTCCAGTCGACCCCGCACCGGCTGGTGCTGCTGCCCGCGCCGCTCGCGTCCTGCCCGAGTGGCGAACTGCGCGGGGTGCGGACCCGGTTCGGTGCCGGGCTCGATCTGCGCTGGTCGGCGGACGGCGGTGCGCGGGCGGTGCTGCGCCCGGACCGGGACGCGCGGATCGATGTGCGTACGGGGGCGGGCGCCGCGCCGTGCGTCGCGGCGGTCGAGCTGACGGCCGGGGTGGAGCTGGTCCTGGAGATCGGCCCCCGGTGA
- a CDS encoding beta-galactosidase has product MPSLRDAVRGRILFGGDYNPEQWPEEVWEDDVRLMKEAGVNSVTLGVFSWARIEPRPGAREFGWLDRLMDLMHSHGIGVVLATPTASPPPWMGARHPETLPRAEDGSIVWYGSRQQFCASSPVYRRYAAALTEDLAARYAGHPALTMWHINNEYCTHCWCDETAAHFRRWLHERYRTLDALNEAWGTAFWSQRYDAWPEILPPRKAQYMKNPAQVLDFKRFTSDALKECYTAERDIVARHTPDIPVTTNFMPLWSGQDAWAWSAEEDVVSVDIYPDPRDAWGGQYNAMIADMTRSQAAGPWMLMEQAAGAVNWRPVNRPKPEGLNRLWSLQAVARGADAVCYFQWRQSRQGSEKFHSGMLGHAGEHGRAFRETRRLGAELAAIGPAVSGAGVSARVAVLHDWDAWWAGAQEGLPSALLDYAEVIRHWHRALWESGTATDFARPDADLGGYAVVVVPHLYLLDDAAIDNLVAYVRGGGRLVCGFFSGVADRDDRIRPGGMDARLRELFGIGILHEWWPLEADEAVECDGFRGTLWSEELEAAEDAEVLATYRDGELAGLPAVLRRGRATYVSTLPEPAALRSLLAGVVREAGVEPVLAGLPEGVEAVRRGELLFLLHHRREMVTVAVPGTYEDLLTGRSVVDRIALGRYGVAVLRSTAP; this is encoded by the coding sequence ATGCCGTCCCTGCGCGACGCGGTCCGCGGCCGCATCCTCTTCGGAGGCGACTACAACCCCGAGCAGTGGCCCGAGGAGGTGTGGGAGGACGACGTCCGGCTGATGAAGGAGGCCGGCGTCAACTCCGTCACGCTCGGCGTCTTCTCCTGGGCGAGGATCGAACCCCGCCCAGGAGCCAGGGAGTTCGGCTGGCTGGACCGGCTGATGGACCTGATGCACAGCCACGGCATCGGCGTCGTGCTCGCCACGCCGACCGCGTCCCCGCCGCCCTGGATGGGGGCGCGGCACCCGGAGACCCTGCCGCGCGCCGAGGACGGCTCGATCGTCTGGTACGGCTCACGCCAGCAGTTCTGCGCCAGTTCCCCGGTCTACCGCCGCTATGCCGCCGCCCTCACCGAGGACCTGGCCGCGCGGTACGCCGGGCATCCGGCGCTGACCATGTGGCACATCAACAACGAGTACTGCACGCACTGCTGGTGCGACGAGACGGCGGCGCACTTCCGCCGCTGGCTGCACGAGCGGTACCGGACACTCGACGCCCTCAACGAGGCGTGGGGCACGGCCTTCTGGAGCCAGCGCTACGACGCGTGGCCGGAGATCCTGCCGCCCCGCAAGGCGCAGTACATGAAGAACCCGGCCCAGGTGCTGGACTTCAAGCGGTTCACGTCTGACGCGCTGAAGGAGTGCTACACGGCCGAGCGGGACATCGTCGCCCGGCACACCCCGGACATCCCGGTGACGACCAACTTCATGCCGCTGTGGTCGGGCCAGGACGCCTGGGCGTGGTCGGCCGAGGAGGACGTCGTGTCGGTCGACATCTATCCGGACCCGCGCGACGCGTGGGGCGGGCAGTACAACGCGATGATCGCCGACATGACGCGGTCGCAGGCCGCCGGGCCGTGGATGCTGATGGAGCAGGCGGCGGGCGCGGTGAACTGGCGGCCCGTCAACCGGCCCAAGCCCGAGGGGCTGAACCGGCTCTGGTCGCTGCAGGCGGTGGCGCGCGGCGCCGACGCGGTCTGCTACTTCCAGTGGCGGCAGTCCCGGCAGGGCTCGGAGAAGTTCCACTCGGGGATGCTGGGCCACGCCGGTGAGCACGGCCGCGCCTTCCGGGAGACCCGCCGGCTGGGCGCCGAACTCGCCGCGATCGGGCCCGCCGTGTCCGGCGCCGGAGTGAGCGCCCGGGTGGCGGTGCTGCACGACTGGGACGCCTGGTGGGCGGGCGCCCAGGAGGGCCTCCCGTCCGCGCTGCTCGACTACGCGGAGGTGATCCGGCACTGGCACCGGGCGCTGTGGGAGAGCGGCACGGCAACGGACTTCGCCCGCCCCGACGCCGATCTCGGCGGGTACGCGGTGGTGGTCGTCCCACACCTCTACCTGCTGGACGACGCGGCGATCGACAACCTGGTGGCGTACGTGCGCGGCGGCGGGCGGCTGGTGTGCGGCTTCTTCAGCGGGGTCGCGGACCGGGACGACCGGATCAGGCCGGGCGGGATGGACGCCCGGCTGCGCGAGCTGTTCGGCATCGGCATCCTGCACGAGTGGTGGCCGCTGGAGGCGGACGAGGCGGTGGAGTGCGACGGCTTCCGGGGCACCCTGTGGTCCGAGGAGCTGGAGGCCGCCGAGGACGCCGAGGTGCTGGCGACCTACCGCGACGGCGAGCTGGCCGGGCTCCCGGCCGTGCTGCGCAGGGGCCGCGCGACCTATGTGTCCACCCTGCCGGAACCCGCCGCGCTGCGCTCCCTGCTGGCCGGCGTCGTCCGCGAGGCCGGGGTGGAACCGGTGCTGGCCGGACTGCCCGAGGGGGTGGAGGCGGTGCGCCGGGGCGAGCTGCTGTTCCTGCTGCACCACCGCCGCGAGATGGTCACCGTGGCGGTCCCCGGCACCTACGAGGACCTGCTGACCGGCCGGTCCGTGGTGGACCGGATCGCGCTCGGCCGCTACGGCGTCGCCGTGCTGCGGAGCACCGCGCCGTGA
- a CDS encoding cytochrome P450 family protein gives MNCPHAAQAAAQHGTTVVIDPMVQDLDGETARLRDAGPLARIELLGVPAWTLTRHADARRLLVDPRLVKDINAWGLWQSGVVTRDWPLIGMIDAGRSMFTVDGDEHRRLRTKTSQALTPRRLEAIRPDIEKFTAELLDALEEGGRDGAVVDLKSVFAQPLPMRVVGMLMGVDPAENAMLTRQYKAFFSMLTPQEERLALLDDLDVFYTALVREKTARPTDDLTSALILAEEGGEPLTEEEVIGNLKAMVAAGHETTIGLILNAVRALLANPGQLRMVLDGEVPWETVIEETLRWDTPTTHLLMRFATEDIQVGDGVIAKGEGVVISYRVIGRDPEQHGPDADAFDITRPTPIRHMTFGHGPHICPGAALSRVEAGIALPALFARFPNLRLAVPDEELRKLPVMTQNDMASFPVVLHD, from the coding sequence GTGAACTGCCCCCATGCCGCACAGGCGGCGGCCCAGCACGGTACGACCGTCGTCATCGACCCCATGGTCCAGGACCTGGACGGTGAGACGGCACGGCTGCGCGACGCCGGGCCGCTGGCCCGGATCGAACTGCTGGGCGTGCCCGCCTGGACCCTCACCCGGCACGCGGACGCCCGGCGGCTGCTGGTCGACCCGCGGCTGGTGAAGGACATCAACGCATGGGGGCTGTGGCAGAGCGGCGTGGTGACGCGCGACTGGCCGCTCATCGGAATGATCGACGCGGGACGCTCCATGTTCACCGTGGACGGGGACGAGCACCGCCGGCTGCGCACCAAGACCTCGCAGGCGCTGACGCCCCGCCGCCTGGAGGCGATACGGCCGGACATCGAGAAGTTCACCGCCGAACTGCTGGACGCGCTGGAGGAGGGCGGCCGGGACGGGGCGGTGGTCGACCTCAAGTCGGTGTTCGCCCAGCCGCTGCCGATGCGGGTCGTCGGCATGCTGATGGGCGTCGACCCGGCGGAGAACGCCATGCTGACCCGGCAGTACAAGGCGTTCTTCTCGATGCTCACCCCGCAGGAGGAGCGCCTCGCCCTCCTCGACGACCTGGACGTCTTCTACACCGCGCTCGTACGGGAGAAGACCGCGCGCCCGACCGACGACCTGACCTCCGCGCTGATCCTGGCCGAGGAGGGCGGCGAGCCGCTCACCGAGGAGGAGGTCATCGGCAACCTCAAGGCCATGGTCGCCGCCGGCCACGAGACCACCATCGGCCTCATCCTCAACGCCGTACGCGCCCTGCTGGCCAACCCCGGTCAGCTCCGCATGGTGCTCGACGGGGAGGTGCCCTGGGAGACCGTGATCGAGGAGACCCTGCGCTGGGACACCCCCACCACCCATCTGCTCATGCGGTTCGCCACCGAGGACATCCAGGTGGGCGACGGCGTCATCGCCAAGGGCGAGGGCGTGGTCATCTCGTACCGGGTGATCGGCCGCGACCCCGAACAGCACGGCCCCGACGCCGACGCCTTCGACATCACCCGCCCCACCCCCATCCGGCACATGACCTTCGGGCACGGCCCGCACATCTGCCCCGGCGCCGCCCTCTCGCGGGTCGAGGCGGGCATCGCCCTGCCGGCCCTCTTCGCGCGCTTCCCCAACCTGCGGCTCGCGGTCCCCGACGAGGAGCTGCGCAAGCTTCCGGTGATGACCCAGAACGACATGGCGTCCTTCCCGGTCGTGCTCCACGACTGA
- a CDS encoding carbohydrate ABC transporter permease — MTTLLNRPAEPAERTETRLQRALRMEPRPVWEEEPTKAGLAFKGFGLVAICAVIIIPIWVVLVTSLSDTKAINEAGGLVVWPKHITFVAYKELLSGGAVTRAAAVSVGLTVVGTAVSMAVSILCAYGLSRRDSYAHRPLLMTLMATMFFGAGLIPTYLLVTGIGLSNSYWSMILPSAISVFNVLVLRGFFMDTAPELIDAARIDGAGEWRILLQIIMPLSRAVIAVISLFYAVGYWSQWFNAMLYIQDSEKYPLQMILRQLVLQHQVPPGAMGAAVSSGQINSLAVQMAVMILALIPVAVLSPFVQKHFQKGMLTGAVKG, encoded by the coding sequence ATGACAACTCTCCTGAACCGGCCGGCGGAGCCGGCCGAACGCACCGAGACCCGCCTCCAGCGCGCCCTGCGGATGGAACCGCGCCCCGTGTGGGAGGAGGAGCCCACCAAGGCGGGCCTGGCCTTCAAGGGCTTCGGCCTGGTCGCTATCTGCGCCGTCATCATCATCCCGATCTGGGTGGTGCTGGTGACCAGCCTCTCCGACACCAAGGCCATCAACGAGGCCGGTGGCCTGGTCGTCTGGCCGAAGCACATCACCTTCGTGGCGTACAAGGAGCTGCTGAGCGGGGGCGCGGTGACCCGCGCCGCCGCCGTCAGCGTCGGCCTGACCGTCGTCGGTACGGCGGTGAGCATGGCCGTCTCGATCCTGTGCGCGTACGGGCTCAGCCGCCGCGACTCCTACGCGCACCGCCCGCTGCTGATGACGCTGATGGCGACCATGTTCTTCGGCGCCGGCCTCATCCCGACGTATCTGCTGGTCACCGGCATCGGACTGAGCAACAGCTACTGGTCGATGATCCTGCCCAGCGCGATCAGCGTGTTCAACGTGCTCGTGCTGCGCGGCTTCTTCATGGACACCGCGCCCGAACTCATCGACGCCGCCCGCATCGACGGGGCCGGCGAGTGGCGCATCCTGCTCCAGATCATCATGCCGCTGTCCCGCGCGGTGATCGCCGTGATCTCGCTGTTCTACGCGGTCGGCTACTGGAGCCAGTGGTTCAACGCGATGCTCTACATCCAGGACAGCGAGAAGTACCCGCTCCAGATGATCCTGCGTCAGCTGGTCCTCCAGCACCAGGTGCCGCCCGGCGCCATGGGCGCGGCCGTCAGCAGCGGGCAGATCAACAGCCTGGCCGTGCAGATGGCCGTCATGATCCTGGCCCTCATCCCGGTCGCGGTGCTGTCGCCGTTCGTCCAGAAGCACTTCCAGAAGGGCATGCTCACCGGCGCCGTGAAGGGCTGA
- a CDS encoding WD40/YVTN/BNR-like repeat-containing protein — protein MRASSAPTPRRRTVLASAAVAAAATALPVAAPAAAHGRRPHDDHRPHRWRTAAIGGTGFVTGLLFHPAVKGLAYARTDIGGAYRWDAAKARWTPLTDHIGWDDWNLLGIEAMAVDPAHPDRLYLACGTYAQSWASPGAVLRSDDRGATWKRADLTVRLGANEDGRGAGERLLVDPRDSSTLWLGTRHDGLLRSADRGATWAPAAFPATPSPAGQGVTFLVAAGRTVYAGWGDGGGALYRTDGRGGWEEVPGRPSGSASVNVPVRAAYDARGRALYVTYADAPGPNGQSDGAVHRLDTVTGAWSDVTPVRPDAVAGDGFGYGGVAVDARRAGTLVVTTNNRWGRIDTVFRSADGGASWTSLKDTAVLDVSETPFLRWGGTPKFGWWMQAVAVDPFDSHHIVYGTGATIYGTRDLVHWAPEIRGLEESSVRFLIAPPGKGARLLSGLGDIGVMYHESLTASPSRGMAADPVFGTATGLALASLKPSYVVRTGWPSGSDAAGAYSEDGGRSWRPFASQPAIAPSAPGPIAVSADGSTLLWSFVHWDGTKYPAHRSTDGGRTWAEVAGFPKGGTPVADPLDPRRFYVYDTDTGAVFLSRDGGATFVRGAAGLPSGDAQFKVAAAPGRTGDLWLSAKDNGLFRSTDGGRTFAAVPGCQASHALGFGKAAPVRGRRRPGAGYPAVFQTGRVSATYDGVAVLRSDDSGRTWVRINDDSHQWGWTGEVITGDPRVHGRVYLGTNGRGIQYADPR, from the coding sequence ATGCGCGCTTCGTCCGCGCCCACGCCCCGCCGCAGAACCGTGCTCGCCTCGGCCGCCGTCGCCGCCGCCGCGACCGCCCTCCCGGTCGCCGCACCCGCCGCCGCCCACGGCCGCCGCCCCCACGACGACCACCGGCCCCACCGCTGGCGGACCGCCGCCATCGGCGGCACCGGGTTCGTCACCGGGCTGCTGTTCCACCCCGCGGTGAAGGGCCTCGCCTACGCCCGCACCGACATCGGCGGCGCCTACCGCTGGGACGCCGCGAAGGCCCGCTGGACCCCGCTCACCGACCACATCGGCTGGGACGACTGGAACCTGCTCGGCATCGAGGCCATGGCCGTCGACCCGGCCCACCCCGACCGCCTCTACCTGGCCTGCGGCACCTACGCGCAGTCCTGGGCCTCCCCCGGCGCCGTGCTGCGCTCCGATGACCGGGGCGCGACCTGGAAGCGGGCCGACCTCACCGTCCGCCTCGGCGCCAACGAGGACGGGCGCGGCGCCGGCGAGCGCCTGCTCGTCGACCCCCGCGACAGCTCGACGCTCTGGCTCGGCACCCGGCACGACGGGCTGCTGCGCTCCGCGGACCGGGGCGCGACCTGGGCCCCGGCCGCCTTCCCGGCCACCCCGTCACCGGCCGGGCAGGGCGTGACGTTCCTGGTCGCGGCGGGCCGCACGGTGTACGCGGGCTGGGGCGACGGCGGCGGCGCGCTGTACCGCACCGACGGCCGGGGCGGCTGGGAGGAGGTGCCCGGCCGGCCCTCCGGCAGCGCGTCGGTGAACGTGCCGGTGCGGGCCGCGTACGACGCGCGCGGCCGGGCGCTGTACGTGACGTACGCGGACGCGCCGGGGCCCAACGGGCAGTCGGACGGCGCGGTCCACCGCCTCGACACGGTCACGGGCGCCTGGAGCGACGTCACCCCGGTGCGCCCCGACGCAGTGGCAGGCGACGGCTTCGGGTACGGCGGAGTCGCCGTGGACGCGCGCCGCGCGGGCACCCTCGTCGTCACCACCAACAACCGCTGGGGGCGGATCGACACGGTGTTCCGCTCCGCGGACGGCGGCGCGAGCTGGACCTCGCTCAAGGACACCGCCGTCCTGGACGTCTCCGAGACCCCGTTCCTGCGCTGGGGCGGCACCCCCAAGTTCGGCTGGTGGATGCAGGCCGTCGCCGTCGACCCCTTCGACTCGCACCACATCGTGTACGGGACCGGCGCGACGATCTACGGCACCCGCGACCTCGTCCACTGGGCGCCGGAGATCCGGGGCCTGGAGGAGTCCTCGGTGCGCTTCCTGATCGCCCCGCCCGGCAAGGGCGCCCGCCTGCTGAGCGGTCTCGGCGACATCGGCGTGATGTACCACGAGTCGCTGACCGCGTCCCCGTCGCGCGGGATGGCCGCCGACCCGGTGTTCGGCACCGCCACCGGCCTGGCGCTCGCCTCGCTCAAGCCGTCGTACGTGGTGCGCACCGGCTGGCCGTCCGGCTCCGACGCCGCCGGCGCCTACTCCGAGGACGGCGGCCGCAGCTGGCGGCCGTTCGCCTCGCAGCCCGCCATCGCCCCTTCCGCGCCGGGCCCGATCGCGGTCTCGGCGGACGGCTCGACGCTGCTGTGGTCGTTCGTCCACTGGGACGGCACGAAATACCCGGCGCACCGCTCCACGGACGGCGGCCGGACCTGGGCCGAGGTGGCCGGCTTCCCCAAGGGAGGCACCCCGGTGGCCGACCCGCTCGACCCCCGGCGCTTCTACGTGTACGACACCGACACGGGCGCCGTGTTCCTCTCCCGCGACGGTGGCGCGACCTTCGTCCGGGGCGCGGCCGGACTGCCCTCCGGCGACGCCCAGTTCAAGGTGGCGGCGGCGCCCGGCCGCACCGGGGACCTGTGGCTGTCCGCGAAGGACAACGGGCTGTTCCGGTCGACGGACGGCGGGCGCACCTTCGCCGCCGTGCCCGGCTGCCAGGCGTCGCACGCGCTGGGCTTCGGCAAGGCGGCCCCGGTGCGCGGCCGCAGGCGGCCCGGCGCGGGCTACCCGGCGGTCTTCCAGACCGGCAGGGTGTCGGCGACGTACGACGGCGTGGCGGTGCTGCGTTCCGACGACTCCGGCCGCACCTGGGTCCGGATCAACGACGACTCCCACCAGTGGGGCTGGACCGGTGAGGTGATCACCGGCGACCCCCGCGTCCACGGCCGTGTCTATCTGGGCACCAACGGCCGCGGCATCCAGTACGCAGACCCTCGGTAA